ACAAGACTCTGGATCTTGGTGCCGAGGTTCGAATCCTCGCTCCCCAGAAGTAAAAAATTTTGGATAAGAAAAATTGAATGGGAAGGCTTCTTATTTTTATAGGGCTTGCAATTGCAGGAATCGGCGCTTTTCTTTGCTTCTTCCCTAAAATGCCGGGTGATATTTTAATAAAAAGGGAAAATTTCTGATATTTCGCAACCTTAACCTTAAGTTTCTCCTTTTTTCCCTTCAGAAGGA
This portion of the bacterium genome encodes:
- a CDS encoding DUF2905 family protein, giving the protein MGRLLIFIGLAIAGIGAFLCFFPKMPGDILIKRENF